From the genome of Lutzomyia longipalpis isolate SR_M1_2022 chromosome 2, ASM2433408v1, one region includes:
- the LOC129789530 gene encoding leucine-rich repeat and fibronectin type III domain-containing protein 1-like protein isoform X1, with the protein MRGLSVLFSTLIFVNSTIAQCPWQKDIPDLQTSCLCAYNLGQELSVQCDQVEFAVLVDALNKYTKAKPIDLLYVNNSTVESLEVNVFANLRLHNMQLSSCRIKSIKEGAFNGQEQVLKNLNLQDNLLTDVPMKALKVLAILNLLDLSKNQLTHVPDDAFSGMTKLSTLKLSDNNVTLAPNAFRGVESTLKNLNLKGTRQKRVPDAVRGLSSLAFLDLSQNGIRELPGPGGVRTFEGLDSLTALNLERNLIQNLGETAFSGIRRTLSSLSLLNNLLPEFPVGAIHSLKELRVLDIGFNLLTQLPETAFRGNPAITLLALDGNPLPTVPEKALAHLNKTLRGLSLGGRFLHCDCKIRWVAEWIRNGDLQVTSRERNPQFCGTPNRFRDRGFYSIQPDELTCPESEIDLNGPIGVVDSLVPKLTEAASSTTPSGTVESTTNINPLTTLPTASGGTVISSSSPSPTTTGGTTTKTTTIHPNKATANRNSPNWRQQNSSAHKQRPPLVLGFPPQRGTKIDDSNEVQVKNAFRQDSSVIIQWDSDTANILGFRVVYRLFGDKSFKQGPPLEASEREFKIKNVPSQECIVVCVISLEEINVTPENVPYTQCREVRTVSSQTSNMDKITIAASAAICGTIIVAVIVFIAASRRRSRKLQSLHSTQKSPLPIAGLPVNCCGPTASPGGPLGSIATLSAFNNHKDWDQVSAYSGRSIPRPRIYPLENPSIADDLRSHVSHFSALGANPKVSKARSIADGQSQHSFSNHSHRGYLGSAFPTNLVNSRPGTSPYPSIPDPSNPWSTYCAELRQSRQSLAAASDRMSRASYAASVHGIAHSVASSTRRTRPRSRSREQLNGTHIHSHRPGSRRYSTAGSTHTLNNYCDTSDNWTDHDMDIYMARNPTTRNGLVPL; encoded by the exons ATGCGTGGTCTCAGTGTCCTCTTTTCTACATTAATATTTGTGAATTCAACAATAGCTCAGTGCCCATGGCAGAAAGATATACCAGATTTGCAAACATCCTGTCTATGTGCCTACAACCTCGGTCAAGAGCTCTCTGTGCAGTGTGATCAG gTTGAATTTGCCGTACTAGTGGATGCCTTAAATAAATACACCAAAGCGAAACCCATTGATTTGCTTTATGTGAATAATTCAACAGTAGAGTCCTTAGAAGTTAATGTATTTGCCAATTTGCGATTGCACAACATGCAATTGAGTAGCTGTAGGATAAAGAGTATCAAAGAGGGAGCTTTTAACGGGCAGGAGCAGGTGCTGAAAAACCTCAATTTACAGGACAATTTACTCACGGATGTTCCTATGAAGGCATTGAAAGTTCttgcaatattaaatttaCTGGATTTATCCAAAAATCAACTTACACATGTACCAGACGATGCCTTCAGTGGTATGACCAAATTATCAACACTCAAGCTGAGTGACAATAATGTGACTTTGGCCCCAAATGCCTTTCGGGGTGTTGAGAGTacgcttaaaaatttaaatttaaaagggACACGGCAAAAACGTGTGCCCGATGCTGTACGTGGTCTAAGTAGTCTCGCATTTTTGGATCTATCCCAAAATGGTATACGAGAACTCCCTGGGCCAGGTGGTGTGAGAACATTTGAGGGTCTAGACTCCCTCACAGCACTCAATCTTGAACGAAATCTCATCCAGAATCTGGGTGAAACGGCCTTTTCGGGCATACGACGAACACTTAGCTCACTGAGTCTGCTCAATAATTTGCTGCCAGAATTTCCAGTTGGTGCCATACATTCACTAAAGGAGCTCCGTGTTCTCGACATTGGTTTCAATTTACTCACTCAACTACCGGAGACTGCATTCCGTGGGAATCCCGCGATAACACTCTTGGCACTCGATGGAAATCCACTGCCCACCGTACCAGAAAAAGCACTCGCCCACTTGAATAAAACCCTCCGTGGATTATCACTTGGAGGACGTTTCTTGCATTGCGACTGCAAGATTCGATGGGTGGCCGAATGGATAAGGAATGGAGACTTGCAG GTAACTTCGAGGGAAAGAAATCCCCAATTCTGCGGAACACCAAATCGCTTCAGGGATCGTGGCTTCTATTCAATTCAACCCGATGAACTAACTTGTCCTGAATCAGAAATTGATCTCAATGGTCCGATAGGTGTTGTTGACTCTCTCGTGCCAAAGCTCACTGAAGCTGCATCGTCAACAACCCCATCAGGAACTGTTGAGAGTACAACAAATATTAATCCCCTCACCACACTACCAACTGCGAGTGGTGGTACTGTGATCAGTTCAAGTTCACCATCCCCAACGACAACTGGTGGGACCACGACAAAGACTACAACAATCCATCCG AACAAAGCGACCGCAAATAGAAACTCGCCAAATTGGCGCCAACAGAACTCATCGGCACACAAGCAACGACCACCCTTGGTTCTTGGATTTCCGCCACAGCGTGGAACCAAAATTGACGACTCAAACGAGGTTCAAGTGAAAAATGCTTTCAG ACAAGACAGCTCCGTGATTATTCAATGGGATTCAGACACGGCGAATATTTTGGGCTTTCGTGTTGTATATCGTCTCTTTGGCGATAAAAGTTTCAAACAGGGACCACCACTGGAGGCTAGCGAACGTgaatttaagataaaaaacgTACCCTCGCAGGAATGCATTGTGGTGTGCGTTATATCATTGGAGGAGATCAATGTGACACCGGAAAATGTGCCTTACACACAATGCCGAGAAGTGAGGACTGTTTCATCTCAAACATCAAATATGGATAAAATCACCATAGCAGCAAGTGCAGCTATCTGCGGTACAATTATTGTGGCTGTAATTGTCTTCATAGCGGCCAGCAG ACGCCGATCACGGAAACTCCAATCGCTTCACTCAACACAGAAGAGCCCACTACCAATTGCGGGTCTCCCCGTGAATTGCTGTGGTCCTACGGCTAGTCCGGGTGGCCCATTGGGCTCCATCGCCACACTGTCTGCCTTCAATAATCACAAG GATTGGGATCAAGTATCAGCCTACAGTGGACGCTCAATACCACGACCACGAATCTATCCATTGGAAAATCCCAGTATAGCAGATGATTTGCGGAGTCACGTCTCACACTTTTCCGCCCTCGGTGCCAATCCCAAAGTTAGTAAGGCAAGATCCATTGCAGATGGGCAATCACAGCATAGTTTCTCCAATCATTCACACCGAGGCTACCTCGGGTCGGCATTTCCCACGAATTTGGTTAATTCACGACCAGGTACATCCCCATACCCCTCAATCCCTGACCCATCTAATCCATGGTCCACATATTGTGCAGAACTTCGTCAGTCGAGGCAATCACTGGCGGCAGCATCCGATCGAATGTCCAGAGCCTCATACGCAGCATCGGTGCACGGTATTGCTCACAGCGTGGCGTCCAGCACAAGACGCACTAGACCACGGTCAAGATCGCGTGAACAACTCAACGGCACCCACATACACTCCCATCGACCCGGAAGCcg TAGATACTCAACAGCTGGCTCAACGCATACCTTAAACAATTACTGCGACACATCTGACAATTGGACCGACCACGATATGGATATTTACATGGCAAGAAACCCCACGACAAGAAACGGATTGGTGCCATTATGA
- the LOC129789530 gene encoding leucine-rich repeat and fibronectin type III domain-containing protein 1-like protein isoform X3: MRGLSVLFSTLIFVNSTIAQCPWQKDIPDLQTSCLCAYNLGQELSVQCDQVEFAVLVDALNKYTKAKPIDLLYVNNSTVESLEVNVFANLRLHNMQLSSCRIKSIKEGAFNGQEQVLKNLNLQDNLLTDVPMKALKVLAILNLLDLSKNQLTHVPDDAFSGMTKLSTLKLSDNNVTLAPNAFRGVESTLKNLNLKGTRQKRVPDAVRGLSSLAFLDLSQNGIRELPGPGGVRTFEGLDSLTALNLERNLIQNLGETAFSGIRRTLSSLSLLNNLLPEFPVGAIHSLKELRVLDIGFNLLTQLPETAFRGNPAITLLALDGNPLPTVPEKALAHLNKTLRGLSLGGRFLHCDCKIRWVAEWIRNGDLQVTSRERNPQFCGTPNRFRDRGFYSIQPDELTCPESEIDLNGPIGVVDSLVPKLTEAASSTTPSGTVESTTNINPLTTLPTASGGTVISSSSPSPTTTGGTTTKTTTIHPNKATANRNSPNWRQQNSSAHKQRPPLVLGFPPQRGTKIDDSNEVQVKNAFRQDSSVIIQWDSDTANILGFRVVYRLFGDKSFKQGPPLEASEREFKIKNVPSQECIVVCVISLEEINVTPENVPYTQCREVRTVSSQTSNMDKITIAASAAICGTIIVAVIVFIAASRRRSRKLQSLHSTQKSPLPIAGLPVNCCGPTASPGGPLGSIATLSAFNNHKDWDQVSAYSGRSIPRPRIYPLENPSIADDLRSHVSHFSALGANPKVSKARSIADGQSQHSFSNHSHRGYLGSAFPTNLVNSRPELRQSRQSLAAASDRMSRASYAASVHGIAHSVASSTRRTRPRSRSREQLNGTHIHSHRPGSRRYSTAGSTHTLNNYCDTSDNWTDHDMDIYMARNPTTRNGLVPL, from the exons ATGCGTGGTCTCAGTGTCCTCTTTTCTACATTAATATTTGTGAATTCAACAATAGCTCAGTGCCCATGGCAGAAAGATATACCAGATTTGCAAACATCCTGTCTATGTGCCTACAACCTCGGTCAAGAGCTCTCTGTGCAGTGTGATCAG gTTGAATTTGCCGTACTAGTGGATGCCTTAAATAAATACACCAAAGCGAAACCCATTGATTTGCTTTATGTGAATAATTCAACAGTAGAGTCCTTAGAAGTTAATGTATTTGCCAATTTGCGATTGCACAACATGCAATTGAGTAGCTGTAGGATAAAGAGTATCAAAGAGGGAGCTTTTAACGGGCAGGAGCAGGTGCTGAAAAACCTCAATTTACAGGACAATTTACTCACGGATGTTCCTATGAAGGCATTGAAAGTTCttgcaatattaaatttaCTGGATTTATCCAAAAATCAACTTACACATGTACCAGACGATGCCTTCAGTGGTATGACCAAATTATCAACACTCAAGCTGAGTGACAATAATGTGACTTTGGCCCCAAATGCCTTTCGGGGTGTTGAGAGTacgcttaaaaatttaaatttaaaagggACACGGCAAAAACGTGTGCCCGATGCTGTACGTGGTCTAAGTAGTCTCGCATTTTTGGATCTATCCCAAAATGGTATACGAGAACTCCCTGGGCCAGGTGGTGTGAGAACATTTGAGGGTCTAGACTCCCTCACAGCACTCAATCTTGAACGAAATCTCATCCAGAATCTGGGTGAAACGGCCTTTTCGGGCATACGACGAACACTTAGCTCACTGAGTCTGCTCAATAATTTGCTGCCAGAATTTCCAGTTGGTGCCATACATTCACTAAAGGAGCTCCGTGTTCTCGACATTGGTTTCAATTTACTCACTCAACTACCGGAGACTGCATTCCGTGGGAATCCCGCGATAACACTCTTGGCACTCGATGGAAATCCACTGCCCACCGTACCAGAAAAAGCACTCGCCCACTTGAATAAAACCCTCCGTGGATTATCACTTGGAGGACGTTTCTTGCATTGCGACTGCAAGATTCGATGGGTGGCCGAATGGATAAGGAATGGAGACTTGCAG GTAACTTCGAGGGAAAGAAATCCCCAATTCTGCGGAACACCAAATCGCTTCAGGGATCGTGGCTTCTATTCAATTCAACCCGATGAACTAACTTGTCCTGAATCAGAAATTGATCTCAATGGTCCGATAGGTGTTGTTGACTCTCTCGTGCCAAAGCTCACTGAAGCTGCATCGTCAACAACCCCATCAGGAACTGTTGAGAGTACAACAAATATTAATCCCCTCACCACACTACCAACTGCGAGTGGTGGTACTGTGATCAGTTCAAGTTCACCATCCCCAACGACAACTGGTGGGACCACGACAAAGACTACAACAATCCATCCG AACAAAGCGACCGCAAATAGAAACTCGCCAAATTGGCGCCAACAGAACTCATCGGCACACAAGCAACGACCACCCTTGGTTCTTGGATTTCCGCCACAGCGTGGAACCAAAATTGACGACTCAAACGAGGTTCAAGTGAAAAATGCTTTCAG ACAAGACAGCTCCGTGATTATTCAATGGGATTCAGACACGGCGAATATTTTGGGCTTTCGTGTTGTATATCGTCTCTTTGGCGATAAAAGTTTCAAACAGGGACCACCACTGGAGGCTAGCGAACGTgaatttaagataaaaaacgTACCCTCGCAGGAATGCATTGTGGTGTGCGTTATATCATTGGAGGAGATCAATGTGACACCGGAAAATGTGCCTTACACACAATGCCGAGAAGTGAGGACTGTTTCATCTCAAACATCAAATATGGATAAAATCACCATAGCAGCAAGTGCAGCTATCTGCGGTACAATTATTGTGGCTGTAATTGTCTTCATAGCGGCCAGCAG ACGCCGATCACGGAAACTCCAATCGCTTCACTCAACACAGAAGAGCCCACTACCAATTGCGGGTCTCCCCGTGAATTGCTGTGGTCCTACGGCTAGTCCGGGTGGCCCATTGGGCTCCATCGCCACACTGTCTGCCTTCAATAATCACAAG GATTGGGATCAAGTATCAGCCTACAGTGGACGCTCAATACCACGACCACGAATCTATCCATTGGAAAATCCCAGTATAGCAGATGATTTGCGGAGTCACGTCTCACACTTTTCCGCCCTCGGTGCCAATCCCAAAGTTAGTAAGGCAAGATCCATTGCAGATGGGCAATCACAGCATAGTTTCTCCAATCATTCACACCGAGGCTACCTCGGGTCGGCATTTCCCACGAATTTGGTTAATTCACGACCAG AACTTCGTCAGTCGAGGCAATCACTGGCGGCAGCATCCGATCGAATGTCCAGAGCCTCATACGCAGCATCGGTGCACGGTATTGCTCACAGCGTGGCGTCCAGCACAAGACGCACTAGACCACGGTCAAGATCGCGTGAACAACTCAACGGCACCCACATACACTCCCATCGACCCGGAAGCcg TAGATACTCAACAGCTGGCTCAACGCATACCTTAAACAATTACTGCGACACATCTGACAATTGGACCGACCACGATATGGATATTTACATGGCAAGAAACCCCACGACAAGAAACGGATTGGTGCCATTATGA
- the LOC129789530 gene encoding leucine-rich repeat and fibronectin type III domain-containing protein 1-like protein isoform X4, with the protein MRGLSVLFSTLIFVNSTIAQCPWQKDIPDLQTSCLCAYNLGQELSVQCDQVEFAVLVDALNKYTKAKPIDLLYVNNSTVESLEVNVFANLRLHNMQLSSCRIKSIKEGAFNGQEQVLKNLNLQDNLLTDVPMKALKVLAILNLLDLSKNQLTHVPDDAFSGMTKLSTLKLSDNNVTLAPNAFRGVESTLKNLNLKGTRQKRVPDAVRGLSSLAFLDLSQNGIRELPGPGGVRTFEGLDSLTALNLERNLIQNLGETAFSGIRRTLSSLSLLNNLLPEFPVGAIHSLKELRVLDIGFNLLTQLPETAFRGNPAITLLALDGNPLPTVPEKALAHLNKTLRGLSLGGRFLHCDCKIRWVAEWIRNGDLQVTSRERNPQFCGTPNRFRDRGFYSIQPDELTCPESEIDLNGPIGVVDSLVPKLTEAASSTTPSGTVESTTNINPLTTLPTASGGTVISSSSPSPTTTGGTTTKTTTIHPNKATANRNSPNWRQQNSSAHKQRPPLVLGFPPQRGTKIDDSNEVQVKNAFRQDSSVIIQWDSDTANILGFRVVYRLFGDKSFKQGPPLEASEREFKIKNVPSQECIVVCVISLEEINVTPENVPYTQCREVRTVSSQTSNMDKITIAASAAICGTIIVAVIVFIAASRRRSRKLQSLHSTQKSPLPIAGLPVNCCGPTASPGGPLGSIATLSAFNNHKDWDQVSAYSGRSIPRPRIYPLENPSIADDLRSHVSHFSALGANPKVSKARSIADGQSQHSFSNHSHRGYLGSAFPTNLVNSRPELRQSRQSLAAASDRMSRASYAASVHGIAHSVASSTRRTRPRSRSREQLNGTHIHSHRPGSRYSTAGSTHTLNNYCDTSDNWTDHDMDIYMARNPTTRNGLVPL; encoded by the exons ATGCGTGGTCTCAGTGTCCTCTTTTCTACATTAATATTTGTGAATTCAACAATAGCTCAGTGCCCATGGCAGAAAGATATACCAGATTTGCAAACATCCTGTCTATGTGCCTACAACCTCGGTCAAGAGCTCTCTGTGCAGTGTGATCAG gTTGAATTTGCCGTACTAGTGGATGCCTTAAATAAATACACCAAAGCGAAACCCATTGATTTGCTTTATGTGAATAATTCAACAGTAGAGTCCTTAGAAGTTAATGTATTTGCCAATTTGCGATTGCACAACATGCAATTGAGTAGCTGTAGGATAAAGAGTATCAAAGAGGGAGCTTTTAACGGGCAGGAGCAGGTGCTGAAAAACCTCAATTTACAGGACAATTTACTCACGGATGTTCCTATGAAGGCATTGAAAGTTCttgcaatattaaatttaCTGGATTTATCCAAAAATCAACTTACACATGTACCAGACGATGCCTTCAGTGGTATGACCAAATTATCAACACTCAAGCTGAGTGACAATAATGTGACTTTGGCCCCAAATGCCTTTCGGGGTGTTGAGAGTacgcttaaaaatttaaatttaaaagggACACGGCAAAAACGTGTGCCCGATGCTGTACGTGGTCTAAGTAGTCTCGCATTTTTGGATCTATCCCAAAATGGTATACGAGAACTCCCTGGGCCAGGTGGTGTGAGAACATTTGAGGGTCTAGACTCCCTCACAGCACTCAATCTTGAACGAAATCTCATCCAGAATCTGGGTGAAACGGCCTTTTCGGGCATACGACGAACACTTAGCTCACTGAGTCTGCTCAATAATTTGCTGCCAGAATTTCCAGTTGGTGCCATACATTCACTAAAGGAGCTCCGTGTTCTCGACATTGGTTTCAATTTACTCACTCAACTACCGGAGACTGCATTCCGTGGGAATCCCGCGATAACACTCTTGGCACTCGATGGAAATCCACTGCCCACCGTACCAGAAAAAGCACTCGCCCACTTGAATAAAACCCTCCGTGGATTATCACTTGGAGGACGTTTCTTGCATTGCGACTGCAAGATTCGATGGGTGGCCGAATGGATAAGGAATGGAGACTTGCAG GTAACTTCGAGGGAAAGAAATCCCCAATTCTGCGGAACACCAAATCGCTTCAGGGATCGTGGCTTCTATTCAATTCAACCCGATGAACTAACTTGTCCTGAATCAGAAATTGATCTCAATGGTCCGATAGGTGTTGTTGACTCTCTCGTGCCAAAGCTCACTGAAGCTGCATCGTCAACAACCCCATCAGGAACTGTTGAGAGTACAACAAATATTAATCCCCTCACCACACTACCAACTGCGAGTGGTGGTACTGTGATCAGTTCAAGTTCACCATCCCCAACGACAACTGGTGGGACCACGACAAAGACTACAACAATCCATCCG AACAAAGCGACCGCAAATAGAAACTCGCCAAATTGGCGCCAACAGAACTCATCGGCACACAAGCAACGACCACCCTTGGTTCTTGGATTTCCGCCACAGCGTGGAACCAAAATTGACGACTCAAACGAGGTTCAAGTGAAAAATGCTTTCAG ACAAGACAGCTCCGTGATTATTCAATGGGATTCAGACACGGCGAATATTTTGGGCTTTCGTGTTGTATATCGTCTCTTTGGCGATAAAAGTTTCAAACAGGGACCACCACTGGAGGCTAGCGAACGTgaatttaagataaaaaacgTACCCTCGCAGGAATGCATTGTGGTGTGCGTTATATCATTGGAGGAGATCAATGTGACACCGGAAAATGTGCCTTACACACAATGCCGAGAAGTGAGGACTGTTTCATCTCAAACATCAAATATGGATAAAATCACCATAGCAGCAAGTGCAGCTATCTGCGGTACAATTATTGTGGCTGTAATTGTCTTCATAGCGGCCAGCAG ACGCCGATCACGGAAACTCCAATCGCTTCACTCAACACAGAAGAGCCCACTACCAATTGCGGGTCTCCCCGTGAATTGCTGTGGTCCTACGGCTAGTCCGGGTGGCCCATTGGGCTCCATCGCCACACTGTCTGCCTTCAATAATCACAAG GATTGGGATCAAGTATCAGCCTACAGTGGACGCTCAATACCACGACCACGAATCTATCCATTGGAAAATCCCAGTATAGCAGATGATTTGCGGAGTCACGTCTCACACTTTTCCGCCCTCGGTGCCAATCCCAAAGTTAGTAAGGCAAGATCCATTGCAGATGGGCAATCACAGCATAGTTTCTCCAATCATTCACACCGAGGCTACCTCGGGTCGGCATTTCCCACGAATTTGGTTAATTCACGACCAG AACTTCGTCAGTCGAGGCAATCACTGGCGGCAGCATCCGATCGAATGTCCAGAGCCTCATACGCAGCATCGGTGCACGGTATTGCTCACAGCGTGGCGTCCAGCACAAGACGCACTAGACCACGGTCAAGATCGCGTGAACAACTCAACGGCACCCACATACACTCCCATCGACCCGGAAGCcg ATACTCAACAGCTGGCTCAACGCATACCTTAAACAATTACTGCGACACATCTGACAATTGGACCGACCACGATATGGATATTTACATGGCAAGAAACCCCACGACAAGAAACGGATTGGTGCCATTATGA
- the LOC129789530 gene encoding leucine-rich repeat and fibronectin type III domain-containing protein 1-like protein isoform X2 has protein sequence MRGLSVLFSTLIFVNSTIAQCPWQKDIPDLQTSCLCAYNLGQELSVQCDQVEFAVLVDALNKYTKAKPIDLLYVNNSTVESLEVNVFANLRLHNMQLSSCRIKSIKEGAFNGQEQVLKNLNLQDNLLTDVPMKALKVLAILNLLDLSKNQLTHVPDDAFSGMTKLSTLKLSDNNVTLAPNAFRGVESTLKNLNLKGTRQKRVPDAVRGLSSLAFLDLSQNGIRELPGPGGVRTFEGLDSLTALNLERNLIQNLGETAFSGIRRTLSSLSLLNNLLPEFPVGAIHSLKELRVLDIGFNLLTQLPETAFRGNPAITLLALDGNPLPTVPEKALAHLNKTLRGLSLGGRFLHCDCKIRWVAEWIRNGDLQVTSRERNPQFCGTPNRFRDRGFYSIQPDELTCPESEIDLNGPIGVVDSLVPKLTEAASSTTPSGTVESTTNINPLTTLPTASGGTVISSSSPSPTTTGGTTTKTTTIHPNKATANRNSPNWRQQNSSAHKQRPPLVLGFPPQRGTKIDDSNEVQVKNAFRQDSSVIIQWDSDTANILGFRVVYRLFGDKSFKQGPPLEASEREFKIKNVPSQECIVVCVISLEEINVTPENVPYTQCREVRTVSSQTSNMDKITIAASAAICGTIIVAVIVFIAASRRRSRKLQSLHSTQKSPLPIAGLPVNCCGPTASPGGPLGSIATLSAFNNHKDWDQVSAYSGRSIPRPRIYPLENPSIADDLRSHVSHFSALGANPKVSKARSIADGQSQHSFSNHSHRGYLGSAFPTNLVNSRPGTSPYPSIPDPSNPWSTYCAELRQSRQSLAAASDRMSRASYAASVHGIAHSVASSTRRTRPRSRSREQLNGTHIHSHRPGSRYSTAGSTHTLNNYCDTSDNWTDHDMDIYMARNPTTRNGLVPL, from the exons ATGCGTGGTCTCAGTGTCCTCTTTTCTACATTAATATTTGTGAATTCAACAATAGCTCAGTGCCCATGGCAGAAAGATATACCAGATTTGCAAACATCCTGTCTATGTGCCTACAACCTCGGTCAAGAGCTCTCTGTGCAGTGTGATCAG gTTGAATTTGCCGTACTAGTGGATGCCTTAAATAAATACACCAAAGCGAAACCCATTGATTTGCTTTATGTGAATAATTCAACAGTAGAGTCCTTAGAAGTTAATGTATTTGCCAATTTGCGATTGCACAACATGCAATTGAGTAGCTGTAGGATAAAGAGTATCAAAGAGGGAGCTTTTAACGGGCAGGAGCAGGTGCTGAAAAACCTCAATTTACAGGACAATTTACTCACGGATGTTCCTATGAAGGCATTGAAAGTTCttgcaatattaaatttaCTGGATTTATCCAAAAATCAACTTACACATGTACCAGACGATGCCTTCAGTGGTATGACCAAATTATCAACACTCAAGCTGAGTGACAATAATGTGACTTTGGCCCCAAATGCCTTTCGGGGTGTTGAGAGTacgcttaaaaatttaaatttaaaagggACACGGCAAAAACGTGTGCCCGATGCTGTACGTGGTCTAAGTAGTCTCGCATTTTTGGATCTATCCCAAAATGGTATACGAGAACTCCCTGGGCCAGGTGGTGTGAGAACATTTGAGGGTCTAGACTCCCTCACAGCACTCAATCTTGAACGAAATCTCATCCAGAATCTGGGTGAAACGGCCTTTTCGGGCATACGACGAACACTTAGCTCACTGAGTCTGCTCAATAATTTGCTGCCAGAATTTCCAGTTGGTGCCATACATTCACTAAAGGAGCTCCGTGTTCTCGACATTGGTTTCAATTTACTCACTCAACTACCGGAGACTGCATTCCGTGGGAATCCCGCGATAACACTCTTGGCACTCGATGGAAATCCACTGCCCACCGTACCAGAAAAAGCACTCGCCCACTTGAATAAAACCCTCCGTGGATTATCACTTGGAGGACGTTTCTTGCATTGCGACTGCAAGATTCGATGGGTGGCCGAATGGATAAGGAATGGAGACTTGCAG GTAACTTCGAGGGAAAGAAATCCCCAATTCTGCGGAACACCAAATCGCTTCAGGGATCGTGGCTTCTATTCAATTCAACCCGATGAACTAACTTGTCCTGAATCAGAAATTGATCTCAATGGTCCGATAGGTGTTGTTGACTCTCTCGTGCCAAAGCTCACTGAAGCTGCATCGTCAACAACCCCATCAGGAACTGTTGAGAGTACAACAAATATTAATCCCCTCACCACACTACCAACTGCGAGTGGTGGTACTGTGATCAGTTCAAGTTCACCATCCCCAACGACAACTGGTGGGACCACGACAAAGACTACAACAATCCATCCG AACAAAGCGACCGCAAATAGAAACTCGCCAAATTGGCGCCAACAGAACTCATCGGCACACAAGCAACGACCACCCTTGGTTCTTGGATTTCCGCCACAGCGTGGAACCAAAATTGACGACTCAAACGAGGTTCAAGTGAAAAATGCTTTCAG ACAAGACAGCTCCGTGATTATTCAATGGGATTCAGACACGGCGAATATTTTGGGCTTTCGTGTTGTATATCGTCTCTTTGGCGATAAAAGTTTCAAACAGGGACCACCACTGGAGGCTAGCGAACGTgaatttaagataaaaaacgTACCCTCGCAGGAATGCATTGTGGTGTGCGTTATATCATTGGAGGAGATCAATGTGACACCGGAAAATGTGCCTTACACACAATGCCGAGAAGTGAGGACTGTTTCATCTCAAACATCAAATATGGATAAAATCACCATAGCAGCAAGTGCAGCTATCTGCGGTACAATTATTGTGGCTGTAATTGTCTTCATAGCGGCCAGCAG ACGCCGATCACGGAAACTCCAATCGCTTCACTCAACACAGAAGAGCCCACTACCAATTGCGGGTCTCCCCGTGAATTGCTGTGGTCCTACGGCTAGTCCGGGTGGCCCATTGGGCTCCATCGCCACACTGTCTGCCTTCAATAATCACAAG GATTGGGATCAAGTATCAGCCTACAGTGGACGCTCAATACCACGACCACGAATCTATCCATTGGAAAATCCCAGTATAGCAGATGATTTGCGGAGTCACGTCTCACACTTTTCCGCCCTCGGTGCCAATCCCAAAGTTAGTAAGGCAAGATCCATTGCAGATGGGCAATCACAGCATAGTTTCTCCAATCATTCACACCGAGGCTACCTCGGGTCGGCATTTCCCACGAATTTGGTTAATTCACGACCAGGTACATCCCCATACCCCTCAATCCCTGACCCATCTAATCCATGGTCCACATATTGTGCAGAACTTCGTCAGTCGAGGCAATCACTGGCGGCAGCATCCGATCGAATGTCCAGAGCCTCATACGCAGCATCGGTGCACGGTATTGCTCACAGCGTGGCGTCCAGCACAAGACGCACTAGACCACGGTCAAGATCGCGTGAACAACTCAACGGCACCCACATACACTCCCATCGACCCGGAAGCcg ATACTCAACAGCTGGCTCAACGCATACCTTAAACAATTACTGCGACACATCTGACAATTGGACCGACCACGATATGGATATTTACATGGCAAGAAACCCCACGACAAGAAACGGATTGGTGCCATTATGA